The Pan troglodytes isolate AG18354 chromosome 8, NHGRI_mPanTro3-v2.0_pri, whole genome shotgun sequence genome window below encodes:
- the GSTO1 gene encoding glutathione S-transferase omega-1 isoform X1 has protein sequence MRFCPFAERTRLVLKAKGIRWAPRHEVININLKNKPEWFFKKNPFGLVPVLENSQGQLIYESAITCEYLDEAYPGKKLLPDDPYEKACQKMILELFSKVPSLVGSFIRSQNKEDYAGLKEEFRKEFTKLEEVLTNKTTTFFGGNSISMIDYLIWPWFERLEAMKLNECVDHTPKLKLWMAAMKEDPTVSALLTSEKDWQGFLELYLQNSPEACDYGL, from the exons ATGAGGTTCTGCCCGTTTGCTGAGAGGACGCGTCTGGTCCTGAAGGCCAAGGGAATCAGGTGGGCACCCAG GCATGAAGTCATCAATATCAACCTGAAAAATAAGCCTGAGTGGTTCTTTAAGAAAAATCCCTTTGGTCTGGTGCCAGTTCTGGAAAACAGTCAGGGTCAGCTGATCTACGAGTCTGCCATCACCTGTGAGTACCTGGATGAAGCATACCCAGGGAAGAAGCTGTTGCCGGATGACCCCTATGAGAAAGCTTGCCAGAAGATGATCTTAGAGTTGTTTTCTAAG GTGCCATCCTTGGTAGGAAGCTTTATTAGAAGCCAAAATAAAGAAGACTATGCTGGCCTAAAAGAAGAATTTCGTAAAGAATTTACCAAGCTAGAGGAG GTTCTGACTAATAAGACGACGACCTTCTTTGGTGGCAATTCTATCTCTATGATTGATTACCTCATCTGGCCCTGGTTTGAACGGCTGGAAGCAATGAAGTTAAATGA GTGTGTAGACCACACTCCAAAACTGAAACTGTGGATGGCAGCCATGAAGGAAGATCCCACAGTCTCAGCCCTGCTTACTAGTGAGAAGGACTGGCAAGGTTTCCTAGAGCTCTACTTACAGAACAGCCCTGAGGCCTGTGACTATGGGCTCTGA
- the GSTO1 gene encoding glutathione S-transferase omega-1 isoform X3, producing MSGESARSLGKGSAPPGPVPEGSIRVYSMRFCPFAERTRLVLKAKGIRWAPRHEVININLKNKPEWFFKKNPFGLVPVLENSQGQLIYESAITCEYLDEAYPGKKLLPDDPYEKACQKMILELFSKVPSLVGSFIRSQNKEDYAGLKEEFRKEFTKLEEVLTNKTTTFFGGNSISMIDYLIWPWFERLEAMKLNECVDHTPKLKLWMAAMKEDPTVSALLTSEKDWQGFLELYLQNSPEACDYGL from the exons ATGTCCGGGGAGTCAGCCAGGAGCTTGGGGAAGG GAAGCGCGCCCCCGGGGCCGGTCCCGGAGGGCTCGATCCGCGTCTACAGCATGAGGTTCTGCCCGTTTGCTGAGAGGACGCGTCTGGTCCTGAAGGCCAAGGGAATCAGGTGGGCACCCAG GCATGAAGTCATCAATATCAACCTGAAAAATAAGCCTGAGTGGTTCTTTAAGAAAAATCCCTTTGGTCTGGTGCCAGTTCTGGAAAACAGTCAGGGTCAGCTGATCTACGAGTCTGCCATCACCTGTGAGTACCTGGATGAAGCATACCCAGGGAAGAAGCTGTTGCCGGATGACCCCTATGAGAAAGCTTGCCAGAAGATGATCTTAGAGTTGTTTTCTAAG GTGCCATCCTTGGTAGGAAGCTTTATTAGAAGCCAAAATAAAGAAGACTATGCTGGCCTAAAAGAAGAATTTCGTAAAGAATTTACCAAGCTAGAGGAG GTTCTGACTAATAAGACGACGACCTTCTTTGGTGGCAATTCTATCTCTATGATTGATTACCTCATCTGGCCCTGGTTTGAACGGCTGGAAGCAATGAAGTTAAATGA GTGTGTAGACCACACTCCAAAACTGAAACTGTGGATGGCAGCCATGAAGGAAGATCCCACAGTCTCAGCCCTGCTTACTAGTGAGAAGGACTGGCAAGGTTTCCTAGAGCTCTACTTACAGAACAGCCCTGAGGCCTGTGACTATGGGCTCTGA
- the GSTO1 gene encoding glutathione S-transferase omega-1: protein MSGESARSLGKGSAPPGPVPEGSIRVYSMRFCPFAERTRLVLKAKGIRHEVININLKNKPEWFFKKNPFGLVPVLENSQGQLIYESAITCEYLDEAYPGKKLLPDDPYEKACQKMILELFSKVPSLVGSFIRSQNKEDYAGLKEEFRKEFTKLEEVLTNKTTTFFGGNSISMIDYLIWPWFERLEAMKLNECVDHTPKLKLWMAAMKEDPTVSALLTSEKDWQGFLELYLQNSPEACDYGL from the exons ATGTCCGGGGAGTCAGCCAGGAGCTTGGGGAAGG GAAGCGCGCCCCCGGGGCCGGTCCCGGAGGGCTCGATCCGCGTCTACAGCATGAGGTTCTGCCCGTTTGCTGAGAGGACGCGTCTGGTCCTGAAGGCCAAGGGAATCAG GCATGAAGTCATCAATATCAACCTGAAAAATAAGCCTGAGTGGTTCTTTAAGAAAAATCCCTTTGGTCTGGTGCCAGTTCTGGAAAACAGTCAGGGTCAGCTGATCTACGAGTCTGCCATCACCTGTGAGTACCTGGATGAAGCATACCCAGGGAAGAAGCTGTTGCCGGATGACCCCTATGAGAAAGCTTGCCAGAAGATGATCTTAGAGTTGTTTTCTAAG GTGCCATCCTTGGTAGGAAGCTTTATTAGAAGCCAAAATAAAGAAGACTATGCTGGCCTAAAAGAAGAATTTCGTAAAGAATTTACCAAGCTAGAGGAG GTTCTGACTAATAAGACGACGACCTTCTTTGGTGGCAATTCTATCTCTATGATTGATTACCTCATCTGGCCCTGGTTTGAACGGCTGGAAGCAATGAAGTTAAATGA GTGTGTAGACCACACTCCAAAACTGAAACTGTGGATGGCAGCCATGAAGGAAGATCCCACAGTCTCAGCCCTGCTTACTAGTGAGAAGGACTGGCAAGGTTTCCTAGAGCTCTACTTACAGAACAGCCCTGAGGCCTGTGACTATGGGCTCTGA
- the GSTO1 gene encoding glutathione S-transferase omega-1 isoform X2, producing the protein MRFCPFAERTRLVLKAKGIRHEVININLKNKPEWFFKKNPFGLVPVLENSQGQLIYESAITCEYLDEAYPGKKLLPDDPYEKACQKMILELFSKVPSLVGSFIRSQNKEDYAGLKEEFRKEFTKLEEVLTNKTTTFFGGNSISMIDYLIWPWFERLEAMKLNECVDHTPKLKLWMAAMKEDPTVSALLTSEKDWQGFLELYLQNSPEACDYGL; encoded by the exons ATGAGGTTCTGCCCGTTTGCTGAGAGGACGCGTCTGGTCCTGAAGGCCAAGGGAATCAG GCATGAAGTCATCAATATCAACCTGAAAAATAAGCCTGAGTGGTTCTTTAAGAAAAATCCCTTTGGTCTGGTGCCAGTTCTGGAAAACAGTCAGGGTCAGCTGATCTACGAGTCTGCCATCACCTGTGAGTACCTGGATGAAGCATACCCAGGGAAGAAGCTGTTGCCGGATGACCCCTATGAGAAAGCTTGCCAGAAGATGATCTTAGAGTTGTTTTCTAAG GTGCCATCCTTGGTAGGAAGCTTTATTAGAAGCCAAAATAAAGAAGACTATGCTGGCCTAAAAGAAGAATTTCGTAAAGAATTTACCAAGCTAGAGGAG GTTCTGACTAATAAGACGACGACCTTCTTTGGTGGCAATTCTATCTCTATGATTGATTACCTCATCTGGCCCTGGTTTGAACGGCTGGAAGCAATGAAGTTAAATGA GTGTGTAGACCACACTCCAAAACTGAAACTGTGGATGGCAGCCATGAAGGAAGATCCCACAGTCTCAGCCCTGCTTACTAGTGAGAAGGACTGGCAAGGTTTCCTAGAGCTCTACTTACAGAACAGCCCTGAGGCCTGTGACTATGGGCTCTGA
- the LOC134807047 gene encoding uncharacterized protein LOC134807047, with product MSARNLVSEKTYWFLACYADNFSFKKTEKVTEDVPRETSGNSGNRTSIGGGSSSKEAGPRRGLPLARGPIRQLAPAPRASANPQSFGSACPAVRLSQWAAALQAPGDRDSRVLPAPVADERGTGSGWLWDPGTRLRTGGDIRWKALGPSGSGRRAAAEVVRRRQPGLWWPLKVCGRRPL from the exons atgtcAGCAAGAAATCTGGTGTCGGAGAAGACGTATTGGTTCCTGGCTTGCTACGCTGACAACTTTTCATttaagaagacagagaaagtaACAGA AGACGTCCCGCGAGAGACCTCCGGGAACTCGGGCAACCGGACCAGCAttggcggcggcagcagcagcaaggAGGCGGGGCCTAGACGGGGCCTGCCCCTCGCACGTGGTCCTATCCGCCAACTAGCCCCGGCGCCCAGAGCATCAGCCAATCCTCAAAGCTTTGGAAGTGCCTGCCCAGCAGTGCGGCTGAGCCAATGGGCGGCCGCCTTACAGGCTCCTGGAGATAGGGATTCGCGGGTCCTGCCGGCGCCGGTGGCTGACGAAAGAGGAACCGGTAGTGGTTGGCTGTGGGACCCCGGCACCCGTCTCCGCACCGGAGGGGATATCCGCTGGAAAGCACTAGGGCCAAGCGGCTCCGGTAGGCGCGCGGCAGCAGAGGTGGTCCGCCGCCGGCAGCCGGGGCTTTGGTGGCCGCTGAAGGTTTGCGGCAGGAGGCCTTTGTGA